Proteins from one Nerophis lumbriciformis linkage group LG08, RoL_Nlum_v2.1, whole genome shotgun sequence genomic window:
- the pabpc4 gene encoding polyadenylate-binding protein 4, whose translation MNTATGSYPMASLYVGDLHQDITEAMLYEKFSPAGPVLSIRVCRDMITRRSLGYAYVNFSQPADAERALDTMNFDVVKGRPIRIMWSQRDPSLRKSGVGNVFIKNLDKSIDNKALYDTFSAFGNILSCKVVCDENGSKGYAFVHFETQDAADRAIEKMNGMLLNDRKVFVGRFKSRKEREAELGAKAKEFTNVYIKNFGDDMNDDHLKEVFDKYGKTLSVKVMMDPTGKSRGFGFVSYEKHEDANKAVEDMNGTELNGKTVFVGRAQKKMERQAELKRKFEMLKQERISRYQGVNLYIKNLDDTIDDEKLRKEFSPFGSITSAKVMLEEGRSKGFGFVCFSSPEEATKAVTEMNGRIVGSKPLYVALAQRKEERKAHLTNQYMQRIAGMRAMPANAIINQFQPASGYFMPAVPQAQNRTTYYAPNQMAQMRPNPRWQQQGGRGQGGFQGMPNSLRQPGPRANPRHMSPSGTQGPRAAGQNLAPRPSMGVPGPRVMPPYKYASGMRNPNPQVVQPIALQQTQPAVHVQGQEPLTASMLASAPPQEQKQMLGERLFPLIQAMHANLAGKITGMLLEIDNSELLHMLESHESLRSKVEEAVAVLQAHQAKKDATQKVGSIASTGVAATS comes from the exons ATGAACACGGCAACGGGGAGTTATCCGATGGCTTCTCTCTACGTGGGCGACCTGCACCAGGACATCACGGAGGCCATGTTGTATGAGAAATTCAGTCCAGCTGGACCGGTGCTGTCCATTCGGGTCTGCCGGGACATGATCACCCGCCGGTCCCTGGGATATGCTTATGTCAACTTCTCCCAGCCTGCGGATG CCGAGCGTGCCTTGGACACCATGAACTTTGATGTAGTGAAAGGAAGGCCAATCAGAATCATGTGGTCCCAAAGAGATCCCTCCCTCAGGAAGTCCGGAGTGGGCAACGTCTTCATCAAGAACCTTGACAAGTCCATTGATAACAAAGCCCTATATGACACATTCTCTGCCTTTGGAAACATCCTCTCCTGCAAG GTTGTGTGTGATGAAAATGGCTCCAAGGGCTACGCTTTTGTCCACTTTGAGACCCAGGATGCTGCTGACCGAGCCATTGAGAAGATGAACGGCATGCTGTTGAATGACCGCAAGGT GTTTGTGGGTCGCTTCAAATCTCGCAAGGAGCGGGAGGCTGAGCTTGGCGCCAAAGCTAAGGAGTTCACCAATGTCTATATAAAGAACTTTGGGGACGATATGAATGATGATCATCTCAAAGAGGTTTTTGACAAATATG GCAAAACACTCAGCGTGAAGGTGATGATGGACCCTACGGGCAAATCCAGAGGTTTTGGCTTTGTCAGTTATGAGAAACACGAGGACGCCAACAAG GCTGTAGAGGACATGAATGGCACAGAACTCAACGGCAAGACCGTGTTTGTGGGACGAGCTCAGAAAAAAATGGAACGACAAGCAGAGCTGAAGCGCAAGTTTGAGATGCTAAAACAGGAAAGGATCAGCCGCTATCAG GGTGTTAATCTTTACATCAAGAATCTAGACGACACCATAGATGATGAAAAACTGCGTAAAGAATTCTCTCCATTTGGGTCCATCACAAGTGCCAAG GTGATGCTGGAAGAGGGTCGCTCCAAGGGCTTTGGCTTTGTTTGCTTCTCTTCCCCAGAAGAGGCCACCAAGGCAGTGACTGAGATGAACGGACGCATTGTTGGCTCCAAACCACTTTATGTGGCCCTCGCCCAGCGCAAAGAAGAGCGTAAGGCTCATCTCACCAACCAGTACATGCAACGCATCGCTGGAATGAGGGCTATGCCGGCCAATGCCATCATTAACCAGTTCCAGCCCGCTAGTGGCTACTTTATGCCAGCTGTGCCACAG GCCCAGAATAGAACAACGTACTATGCACCGAATCAAATGGCCCAAATGCGACCCAACCCCCGGTGGCAACAGCAAGGTGGTAGAGGTCAAG GTGGTTTCCAAGGGATGCCCAACTCCCTCCGGCAGCCGGGTCCTCGTGCCAACCCGAGGCACATGTCTCCAAGCGGCACACAGGGCCCACGAG CTGCTGGACAAAATCTTGCTCCTCGTCCATCAATGGGGGTACCAGGCCCCCGTGTCATGCCACCTTACAAATACGCCTCTGGTATGCGCAACCCTAATCCACAGGTGGTGCAACCTATTGCCTTACAGCAG ACACAACCAGCAGTGCATGTTCAGGGCCAGGAGCCGCTCACAGCTTCCATGCTGGCTTCTGCACCGCCACAGGAGCAGAAGCAGATGCTAG GGGAACGTCTATTCCCGCTGATTCAGGCCATGCATGCCAACCTTGCAGGAAAGATCACGGGCATGCTGCTGGAGATCGACAACTCAGAACTACTGCACATGCTGGAGTCACATGAATCATTGCGTTCAAAG GTGGAAGAAGCTGTTGCAGTGCTGCAGGCACACCAAGCAAAGAAGGATGCCACCCAGAAAGTGGGAAGCATTGCTAGCACTGGTGTTGCTGCCACATCCTGA
- the ppie gene encoding peptidyl-prolyl cis-trans isomerase E isoform X2 — MNESELFGRTVRVNIAKPMRIKEGSSRPVWSDDDWLKKFSGKTAEEAEGEAAGETPNTAAQEAEPPAKKGRVNPQVYMDIKIGNKPAGRLRFLLRADIVPMTAENFRCLCTHEKAFGYKGSSFHRIIPQFMCQGGDFTNHNGTGGKSIYGRKFDDENFILKHTAPGQLSMANSGSNTNGSQFFITNDKTDWLDGKHVVFGELVEGMDVLRAMEAQGAKDGKPKQKVIISDCGELV; from the exons ATG AATGAGTCTGAGCTTTTTGGACGGACTGTCCGTGTCAACATTGCCAAGCCAATGAGAATCAAAGAAGGATCTTCTCGACCAG TGTGGTCGGATGATGACTGGCTGAAGAAGTTCTCTGGGAAAACTGCAGAAGAAGCTGAGGGGGAGGCTGCGGGAGAAACCCCCAACACTGCTGCACAAGAG GCTGAGCCCCCTGCTAAGAAGGGCAGAGTTAATCCACAGGTCTACATGGACATCAAGATCGGTAACAAGCCTGCAGGGAGACTTCGCTTCCTCCTTCGGGCTGACATCGTTCCCATGACAGCGG aaaATTTCCGCTGCTTGTGCACCCATGAAAAAGCATTTGGCTACAAAGGGAGCAGCTTTCATCGCATCATCCCGCAGTTCATGTGCCAAGGAGGGGACTTCACCAACCACAACGGCACTGGTGGCAAGTCCATTTACGGTCGAAAGTTTGACGATGAAAACTTTATCCTCAAACACACGGCTCCAG GACAGCTCTCCATGGCTAACTCTGGGTCAAACACCAACGGCTCCCAGTTCTTCATCACCAATGACAAAACAGACTGGCTGGACGGCAAACATGTTGTGTTTGGAGAACTGGTGGAAGGGATGGATGTGCTTCGAGCGATGGAG GCTCAAGGAGCAAAAGATGGCAAGCCAAAGCAGAAAGTGATCATCTCGGACTGTGGAGAACTTGTATAA
- the ppie gene encoding peptidyl-prolyl cis-trans isomerase E isoform X1: MAASKRVLYVGGLAEEVDEKVLHAAFIPFGDITDIQIPLDYETEKHRGFAFVEFELAEDAAAAIDNMNESELFGRTVRVNIAKPMRIKEGSSRPVWSDDDWLKKFSGKTAEEAEGEAAGETPNTAAQEAEPPAKKGRVNPQVYMDIKIGNKPAGRLRFLLRADIVPMTAENFRCLCTHEKAFGYKGSSFHRIIPQFMCQGGDFTNHNGTGGKSIYGRKFDDENFILKHTAPGQLSMANSGSNTNGSQFFITNDKTDWLDGKHVVFGELVEGMDVLRAMEAQGAKDGKPKQKVIISDCGELV, encoded by the exons ATGGCGGCAAGCAAACGAGTGCTGTATGTTG GTGGGCTGGCAGAAGAAGTGGACGAGAAAGTGTTGCATGCTGCTTTTATTCCGTTTGGGGACATCACAGACATCCAAATACCACTCGACTATGAGACAG AAAAGCACAGAGGATTTGCATTTGTTGAATTTGAACTGGCAGAG GATGCAGCAGCAGCTATTGATAACATG AATGAGTCTGAGCTTTTTGGACGGACTGTCCGTGTCAACATTGCCAAGCCAATGAGAATCAAAGAAGGATCTTCTCGACCAG TGTGGTCGGATGATGACTGGCTGAAGAAGTTCTCTGGGAAAACTGCAGAAGAAGCTGAGGGGGAGGCTGCGGGAGAAACCCCCAACACTGCTGCACAAGAG GCTGAGCCCCCTGCTAAGAAGGGCAGAGTTAATCCACAGGTCTACATGGACATCAAGATCGGTAACAAGCCTGCAGGGAGACTTCGCTTCCTCCTTCGGGCTGACATCGTTCCCATGACAGCGG aaaATTTCCGCTGCTTGTGCACCCATGAAAAAGCATTTGGCTACAAAGGGAGCAGCTTTCATCGCATCATCCCGCAGTTCATGTGCCAAGGAGGGGACTTCACCAACCACAACGGCACTGGTGGCAAGTCCATTTACGGTCGAAAGTTTGACGATGAAAACTTTATCCTCAAACACACGGCTCCAG GACAGCTCTCCATGGCTAACTCTGGGTCAAACACCAACGGCTCCCAGTTCTTCATCACCAATGACAAAACAGACTGGCTGGACGGCAAACATGTTGTGTTTGGAGAACTGGTGGAAGGGATGGATGTGCTTCGAGCGATGGAG GCTCAAGGAGCAAAAGATGGCAAGCCAAAGCAGAAAGTGATCATCTCGGACTGTGGAGAACTTGTATAA
- the gjb10 gene encoding gap junction protein beta 10 — protein sequence MNWAFLQGLLSGVNKYSTAFGQVWLSLVFVFRVLVFVVAAEKVWGDEQKDFKCNTLQPGCHNVCYDHFFPVSHVRLWALQLIFVTCPSFLVVMHVAYRDDRERKNRDKNGENYRPLYKDTGKKRGGLWWTYVFTLVFKVLVDTTFVYLVYHIYEGYDFPLLIKCEQKPCPNKVDCFISRPTEKKIFTIFMVVTSIVCIVLSIMEIVYLVGKRCSEMLVHRSGPRHIVATGGDPLMGASGTKMSDKSTPQTPAPAYSVAVC from the coding sequence ATGAACTGGGCTTTCCTCCAGGGCCTCCTCAGCGGGGTCAACAAGTACTCCACCGCCTTCGGGCAAGTGTGGCTCTCCCTTGTGTTCGTCTTCAGGGTGCTCGTATTCGTGGTGGCGGCCGAGAAAGTGTGGGGCGACGAGCAGAAGGACTTCAAATGCAACACGCTCCAACCGGGCTGCCACAACGTGTGCTACGACCACTTCTTCCCCGTGTCGCACGTCAGGCTGTGGGCCCTGCAGCTCATCTTCGTCACCTGCCCGTCCTTCCTGGTGGTGATGCACGTGGCCTACCGGGATGACCGGGAGCGCAAAAACCGCGACAAGAACGGCGAGAACTACCGCCCCCTTTACAAGGACACCGGCAAGAAGCGCGGCGGCCTGTGGTGGACGTACGTCTTCACCTTGGTCTTTAAAGTGCTTGTGGACACCACCTTTGTCTACCTGGTCTACCACATCTACGAGGGCTACGACTTCCCGCTGCTCATCAAGTGCGAGCAGAAGCCGTGTCCCAACAAGGTGGACTGCTTCATCTCCAGGCCCACCGAGAAGAAGATCTTCACCATCTTCATGGTGGTGACCAGCATAGTGTGTATCGTCCTCTCCATCATGGAGATCGTTTATCTGGTGGGCAAGCGCTGCAGCGAGATGTTAGTGCACAGAAGTGGCCCTCGTCACATAGTGGCCACCGGCGGAGACCCCTTGATGGGGGCCAGCGGTACCAAGATGTCCGACAAGAGCACGCCACAAACGCCTGCCCCTGCGTACAGCGTGGCTGTGTGTTGA